The nucleotide window GATCCACCGTCTCCCTGAAGGAGTTTTTCAAATTCATCACCTTGACCCGCACCTTGGGGGCCAGATGCTTGAGCGGCCGCCAGTCCAGCAGAGCCGAGATCGCTTCGGGCGCGGCGTATTTTAAGTGTTCAAAGTTAATCACGATGTCCATCTTGGCCTTGTTCGCCGCCTTCAGGATCCGTTTCTTCACCTCGGCGACGTTGAAGCGGTCCAGCGTGCCTTCCAGCTCGATCATCAGGGTGGTCAATCCCTCGTGCTTTTTCACCTTCATCTTGAGATAACGATCGATCTGGGTCGTCGCTTCCTTGACCGAGGTCTTCACCGCGCTCAAGGCGTTGGGAATCAGGTTCCCCGTGTCGATCGAGGGGAGCTCCACATGGAGTTTCTTCAAGGTCTTGGCCAGGGGAGACAAGTGGCCCGCGGGACAGGTCCGTCGGATGAGCTGCCGGAACCGCCAGTTCATGACCCAGCGCGCGAGGAACCGCTGGTTTGTGGCGGACATCCGGGTGGAGATCGAGGGGATCGAAAAGAACTGGCGGTTGGCCCAGAAAAAGCCCTCCTGCAAAACTTCGGGCGTCATCCGTTTCGGGTGATAAACGACATGCTTGCCGTCGTATTTGGACCAGTCCCAGTCGAAGATGCGGCCCTCGGCCTTCAGCCGCTCGAACAGCGCCGTCCCGGGCAGCGGGGTCGAGATATTGATGTAGGCCAGCTCCACGCGGCACTTGATCAGGAACTCGATCGTGTTCTCGAAGACCGACTCGTCGTCCGCGTCCGATCCGAAGATGATCCCGGGGTTGACCATGATGCCGTGATCATGGAAACACCGGATCTGGTCCTCGTAGCGTTTGTCCTGATTGAACCCCTTGTTCATCTCGGTCAGGACGTCCTGATTGATCGACTCCAGCCCGACGAACATCGAGACGCAGCCGCTCTCGGCCGCCAGCTTCACCATGTCCGGATCGTTCCCCAGGAACAGCGTGCACTGGGCCCCCCATTTGATGTTCAGCTCCTTCAAGGCGGTCCAGAGCTTTTTGCAGTAGTCGCGGTTCGAGTTGTGGAGGTCGTCCACGAAGGCGAAGATCGTCCCGTCCTCGATCCCGGTTAAGATCCGCAGGCCGGTTCCGATCCGGTGCCAGACGGGTCCCCGGATCATTTTCTCCACGAGCTGGTTCCGTCGCCATTCCTTGATATGCTGGATTTCGGCGATGATGTCGTCGATCGACCGGCGGCGGGAGCTCTTACCGTTGAAGGGGGAGACGCTGCAGAACTCGCAGTCAAAATGGCAGCCGCGCGTCGTCTGGAGGCACTGATTCGTCATGTAGCAGCCGCTCGGAAGGAGATCGATCCGGGGATGGACGTAGTTCTCCATCGTCGGATAAGGTCCCATTTCATAAAACGGCTGAAGGGCGCCGCGCTCGAAATCCGCGACGACGTTGTGCCAGATCTCGTCGGCCTCGAACTTCACGACCGCATCCGCGTGAAGCTTCGCCTCTTCGGGCAGGTAGGTGGCATGGGTTCCGCCCAGGCAGACCTTGACGCCCCGCGCCCGGAACTGGTCCGCGATCTCGTAGGCCCGTTGGGTATAGCAGGTCATCTGCGTCGAAAGGCCCACAAAGAGGTTCTCGGCCCCCCGCTCCCGGATCACGGCGTCGATCAGATCCTTCCGGACGATCGTTCGGCTCTCGTCCACGATTCGGACGTCCCAGGTTTTGGGGGTCCGTGACGCGATGACGGGCAGCGACAGTTTCGGGAACCAGATCGCCTGCATTTCGGAGGGGTTGATCCGGTAGGGATTATCCTCCGGATAAGGATCGATCAGGAGC belongs to Nitrospiria bacterium and includes:
- a CDS encoding cobalamin-dependent protein (Presence of a B(12) (cobalamin)-binding domain implies dependence on cobalamin itself, in one of its several forms, or in some unusual lineages, dependence on a cobalamin-like analog.), producing MALIQLESAKKAKKLLLLIDPYPEDNPYRINPSEMQAIWFPKLSLPVIASRTPKTWDVRIVDESRTIVRKDLIDAVIRERGAENLFVGLSTQMTCYTQRAYEIADQFRARGVKVCLGGTHATYLPEEAKLHADAVVKFEADEIWHNVVADFERGALQPFYEMGPYPTMENYVHPRIDLLPSGCYMTNQCLQTTRGCHFDCEFCSVSPFNGKSSRRRSIDDIIAEIQHIKEWRRNQLVEKMIRGPVWHRIGTGLRILTGIEDGTIFAFVDDLHNSNRDYCKKLWTALKELNIKWGAQCTLFLGNDPDMVKLAAESGCVSMFVGLESINQDVLTEMNKGFNQDKRYEDQIRCFHDHGIMVNPGIIFGSDADDESVFENTIEFLIKCRVELAYINISTPLPGTALFERLKAEGRIFDWDWSKYDGKHVVYHPKRMTPEVLQEGFFWANRQFFSIPSISTRMSATNQRFLARWVMNWRFRQLIRRTCPAGHLSPLAKTLKKLHVELPSIDTGNLIPNALSAVKTSVKEATTQIDRYLKMKVKKHEGLTTLMIELEGTLDRFNVAEVKKRILKAANKAKMDIVINFEHLKYAAPEAISALLDWRPLKHLAPKVRVKVMNLKNSFRETVDHIALRGREISKEDLSKPNYA